A single genomic interval of Lathyrus oleraceus cultivar Zhongwan6 chromosome 7, CAAS_Psat_ZW6_1.0, whole genome shotgun sequence harbors:
- the LOC127105323 gene encoding transcription repressor OFP1: MRNNKFKLSDMIPNAWFYKLKEIGKPKNQTTTTTSKNKKHSSSFPSKTSSISSKPNQPNQYIPRKSYYFTRNLNQNNNNNNIKLSSSSPPKTPSKNRTRKTTSKSKTCSSPKLVASSVSADCSCRTTLESVWTKSETLSSSPLNSLYESESVDTEFRTDRVLLPNETSFDEMVSLSISSCPCNKTSNNNIDIVIDVDKNSLPRKDDKLEEYNSYVSFSKLQLPPIITKPQIKKEHKPIKEQQQIKNMNMNTNKKKNKIGSVNSPGMKLRIKSPRIATKKLQLYQSRKSVTTTASSGGYHRRRSFSGSVAIVKSSFNPQKDFRESMVEMIVENNIRESKDLEDLLACYLSLNSDEYHHLIIKVFKQIWFDFTENRVDKYN; this comes from the coding sequence ATGAGGAATAACAAGTTCAAGCTTTCAGATATGATTCCCAATGCTTGGTTTTACAAGCTAAAGGAAATAGGCAAACCAAAAAaccaaacaacaacaacaacctctAAGAACAAAAAACATTCATCTTCCTTCCCTTCAAAAACATCCTCAATTTCCTCAAAACCAAATCAACCCAACCAATACATTCCTAGAAAATCTTACTACTTCACAAGAAACCTTAaccaaaacaacaacaacaacaatatcaaaTTATCCTCTTCTTCACCACCAAAAACACCATCCAAAAACAGAACAAGAAAAACAACCTCAAAATCAAAAACATGTTCTTCCCCAAAACTTGTTGCCTCCTCTGTCTCCGCGGATTGCAGCTGTCGAACCACGCTCGAATCGGTCTGGACGAAATCAGAAACACTTTCTTCGTCTCCGCTAAATAGCTTATATGAGTCAGAATCCGTTGACACAGAATTCAGAACTGATAGAGTTCTACTCCCAAATGAAACATCATTCGATGAAATGGTTTCTTTGTCCATTTCTTCTTGTCCTTGCAACAAAACCTCAAACAACAACATAGATATTGTTATTGATGTTGACAAGAATTCCCTACCTAGAAAAGATGATAAACTTGAAGAGTACAATTCTTATGTTTCTTTCTCAAAGCTACAACTTCCTCCTATCATCACAAAACCACAAATCAAAAAAGAACATAAACCCATCAAAGAACAACAAcaaatcaagaacatgaacatGAACACGAACAAGAAGAAGAACAAGATTGGTTCAGTAAATTCTCCAGGAATGAAGCTTCGAATAAAATCTCCGAGAATCGCAACTAAGAAACTTCAGTTATATCAGAGCCGGAAAAGCGTAACAACGACAGCTTCCTCCGGCGGATACCACCGGAGAAGAAGCTTCTCCGGTAGTGTTGCAATAGTGAAATCATCTTTTAATCCTCAAAAGGATTTCAGAGAGTCAATGGTGGAGATGATTGTGGAGAATAACATAAGAGAATCAAAGGATTTGGAAGATCTTCTTGCTTGTTATCTTTCTCTGAATTCAGATGAGTATCATCATCTTATTATCAAGGTGTTCAAGCAAATATGGTTTGATTTCACTGAAAACAGGGTAGACAAATATAACTAG